In Primulina huaijiensis isolate GDHJ02 chromosome 6, ASM1229523v2, whole genome shotgun sequence, a single window of DNA contains:
- the LOC140979436 gene encoding alpha-1,3-arabinosyltransferase XAT3-like, translated as MEMRKRRLLFGLFPLIFLSILLLIYTDLHRGYLCVNTWLWPESAFPRCEVMGINMAVEDDDNQESFKVPLSRLVRGGEGRNLETTGFACHSSEFSLLCVASQPVRIDTRGGNITVHIPSNKAVQETNIRPYGRQENNFLGRIKPVKILHGNHNPVPECEVIHKIPALIFSSAYVGNTFHEFSDLIIPLFLTADHFKSRVLIILDDYNSSFVDKFRPVLSRLSDYEVMNPAEKRSVHCFPGSIIGLTYHNVLTIDPGKVPLNYTMPDFKQFLRESFNLKNTNIYQIKIPTLLLLSRAKTRRFLNEDEMVSVIKELGFRVIIGRDEMVANMTTFSRIVNSCSVLVGVHGAGLTNELFLPAGGVIVQLELLGLEFASSYCFGNPAAAMGLHYVPYKMEPEESSLVELYGRHHSVIVNPGSVYAKGYQEVQKVYLDQPNLRVNVARFRENSLVRALQLAKDSQVL; from the exons ATGGAGATGAGGAAGAGAAGACTTCTTTTTGGTCTATTTcctttaattttcttgtctatCCTCCTCCTGATATACACTGATTTGCACCGGGGATATCTATGTGTCAATACAT GGTTATGGCCGGAATCCGCCTTTCCGAGATGTGAAGTTATGGGAATCAACATGGCagttgaagatgatgataatcAAGAGTCGTTCAAAGTCCCTCTGTCAAGACTTGTTAGAG GAGGAGAAGGAAGAAATCTTGAAACGACGGGATTCGCGTGTCATTCGTCTGAATTCTCTCTACTCTGTGTGGCAAGTCAACCTGTGAGAATTGATACCAGAGGTGGAAATATTACAGTTCACATTCCATCTAATAAGGCAGTTCAAGAAACCAACATTAGGCCATATGGAAGACAAGAAAACAACTTCCTTGGACGAATCAAACCTGTCAAGATCTTGCACGGGAATCACAATCCAGTTCCGGAGTGCGAAGTCATCCACAAAATCCCTGCTCTGATCTTCTCCTCTGCCTACGTCGGAAACACTTTCCACGAATTCAGCGATTTGATCATCCCTTTGTTCCTTACTGCCGACCATTTCAAATCGCGTGTTCTAATCATCCTGGACGATTACAATTCCTCCTTCGTGGACAAATTCAGACCGGTTTTGTCCAGATTGTCGGATTACGAAGTCATGAATCCAGCTGAAAAAAGGAGCGTTCATTGCTTTCCAGGGTCGATCATTGGCCTGACATATCACAATGTGCTGACTATAGATCCCGGAAAAGTTCCACTAAACTACACGATGCCTGATTTTAAACAGTTCCTTAGAGAATCATTCAACCTGAAAAACACCAATATTTACCAGATAAAAATCCCTACTCTACTGCTTCTGTCTCGCGCAAAAACAAGGAGGTTTCTCAATGAAGACGAAATGGTTTCCGTGATCAAAGAACTGGGATTTCGTGTGATCATCGGGAGAGATGAAATGGTAGCAAACATGACTACATTTTCTAGGATTGTCAACTCGTGCAGTGTGCTTGTTGGAGTACATGGAGCCGGTTTGACGAACGAATTATTCCTGCCTGCCGGTGGGGTTATCGTGCAGCTGGAATTGCTGGGCTTGGAATTCGCGTCATCGTATTGTTTCGGCAATCCAGCTGCAGCCATGGGCTTGCATTACGTACCGTACAAGATGGAGCCGGAAGAGAGCTCGCTGGTGGAGCTATACGGGCGGCATCATTCGGTGATTGTTAACCCGGGATCAGTGTACGCCAAGGGGTATCAAGAAGTGCAGAAAGTATATCTCGATCAACCAAATTTGAGGGTGAATGTTGCGAGGTTTAGGGAGAATTCTCTAGTTCGAGCACTTCAATTAGCGAAGGATTCTCAAGTTTTGTAA
- the LOC140978063 gene encoding endoglucanase 11-like: MRKKTQCRFPKRAINYFFVCMLSLLPVLPVSQSFDYGEALSKSLLYFEAQRSGRLPYNQRVRWRQHSGLTDGLEQGVDLVGGYYDAGDNVKFGLPMAFTVTLLSWGVIEFREEIAAAGELRHALEAIKWGTDYFIKAHTHPHVLWAQVGDGDTDHLCWQRPEDMTTSRRAFKLDEENPGSDVAAETAASMAAASIVFRRTNPHYSHLLLEHARQLFEFSDKYRGNYDKSIEGAKGYYSSVSGYMDELLWAAFWLYRATDNAHNNTNNYYLNYGIQNANSLGGITWSMTEFSWDVKYAGLQILASMIPQEDKTEEQKQILKQYTSKSEHYLCACLNENNSTNVRRTPGGLMYTRRWNNMQYVSTALFSLTLISHHLQSTNQSLNCPTGSVPPDEIISFVRSQVGYILGSNPMGFSYLVGYGDAYPKRVHHRGASMELQMGTTGFLGCKQGYDNWYGRQDPNPNVLVGALVGGPDSEDEYRDRRGNFMQTEACTYNTAPLVGVFAKLYSLENSMISSGASLELSSV; this comes from the exons ATGAGGAAGAAGACCCAATGCAGATTCCCTAAACGCGCCATCAACTATTTCTTTGTATGTATGCTTTCCCTTCTCCCCGTGCTTCCCGTCTCTCAATCTTTCGACTATGGAGAAGCCCTGTCCAAGAGCCTCCTTTACTTCGAGGCGCAGCGCTCCGGCCGCCTCCCGTACAACCAGAGGGTGCGGTGGCGCCAACACTCCGGCCTCACGGACGGCCTTGAACAAGGG GTGGATTTGGTGGGAGGATACTATGATGCCGGCGACAATGTAAAGTTTGGTCTGCCTATGGCTTTTACTGTGACGTTGCTGTCGTGGGGCGTGATAGAATTCCGGGAAGAAATCGCGGCGGCAGGGGAACTCCGGCATGCGTTGGAAGCTATCAAGTGGGGAACCGATTATTTCATAAAGGCACACACTCATCCTCATGTCTTGTGGGCGCAG GTCGGTGATGGTGACACCGATCACCTGTGCTGGCAACGGCCGGAGGACATGACAACTTCGCGGAGAGCTTTTAAGTTGGATGAGGAGAATCCCGGCTCCGATGTGGCGGCAGAAACGGCGGCGTCCATGGCGGCGGCGTCCATTGTGTTTAGGAGAACGAACCCACATTACTCCCACCTTCTCTTGGAACATGCACGACAG CTGTTCGAGTTTAGTGACAAATATAGAGGAAATTATGACAAGAGTATAGAAGGAGCAAAGGGTTACTATTCGTCGGTGAGTGGATACATGGATGAATTGTTGTGGGCAGCATTTTGGCTATACAGAGCAACCGACAATGCTCACAATAATaccaataattattatttgaattatggTATTCAAAACGCCAACTCTCTTGGTGGGATCACTTGGTCCATGACTGAATTCAGCTGGGACGTTAAATATGCTGGCCTCCAAATTCTTGCTTCCATG ATACCACAGGAAGACAAAACTGAAGAGCAGAAGCAAATCCTCAAGCAGTACACTTCGAAATCAGAGCACTACCTCTGCGCCTGCCTGAACGAGAACAACTCCACCAACGTGCGACGCACCCCCGGAGGTCTCATGTACACCCGCCGATGGAACAACATGCAGTACGTGTCCACCGCGTTATTCTCCCTCACCCTCATCTCCCACCATCTCCAatccaccaaccagagcctaaACTGCCCCACCGGATCGGTCCCCCCCGACGAAATCATATCCTTCGTGAGATCACAAGTGGGATACATCTTGGGATCCAATCCCATGGGATTTAGCTACTTGGTTGGATACGGAGACGCGTACCCCAAGAGGGTCCACCATCGGGGAGCTTCCATGGAGTTGCAGATGGGTACGACGGGGTTCTTGGGGTGCAAGCAGGGGTATGACAACTGGTATGGGCGGCAGGATCCGAATCCGAATGTGCTCGTGGGAGCGCTTGTCGGAGGACCCGATAGCGAGGATGAGTATAGGGATAGAAGAGGTAACTTCATGCAGACGGAGGCGTGCACTTACAACACAGCTCCCTTAGTTGGGGTTTTCGCAAAATTGTATTCATTGGAGAATTCAATGATTTCGAGTGGAGCTAGTTTAGAGTTATCAAGTGTATAG
- the LOC140978065 gene encoding small ubiquitin-related modifier 1-like yields the protein MSGVDQGDTKPTDPAGGGHISLKVKGQDGNEVIFRIKRSTQLKKLMNAYCERQSVDFNSIAFLFDGRRLRGEQTPDELEMEEGDEIDAMLHQTGGTSA from the exons ATGTCTGGCGTAGATCAAGGAGACACCAAGCCCACCGATCCAGCTGGTGGTGGCCACATCAGTCTCAAAGTCAAAGGCCAG GATGGAAATGAGGTAATTTTCAGGATTAAGAGAAGCACCCAACTGAAGAAACTCATGAATGCTTATTGTGAACGTCAATCAGTGGATTTCAACTCTATCGCTTTTCTGTTTGACGGTCGTCGTCTGCGAGGGGAGCAGACTCCAGATGAG CTGGAAATGGAGGAGGGTGATGAAATAGACGCAATGCTGCACCAAACTGGAGGCACGTCTGCTTAG